A DNA window from Shewanella baltica contains the following coding sequences:
- a CDS encoding DUF3820 family protein, producing MDQQLLIDAVNQKMPFGKYAGRKLLELPEPYLVWFHKQGFPQGKLGEQLALMYEIKLNGLEGMLKPLLK from the coding sequence ATGGATCAGCAACTACTCATCGACGCTGTAAATCAAAAAATGCCCTTTGGTAAGTACGCTGGACGTAAGTTGCTGGAATTACCCGAGCCCTATTTGGTGTGGTTCCATAAGCAAGGTTTCCCCCAGGGCAAACTCGGTGAGCAATTAGCCCTAATGTACGAAATCAAGCTTAATGGTTTAGAAGGCATGCTAAAACCGCTGTTGAAATGA
- a CDS encoding DoxX family protein: MKALIAKTLKSAPSLAPLALRIPIGIILIAHGSQKLFGWFGGYGLEGTGQWMASIGLTPGYLMALMAGSSEFFGGLFLLLGLLTRPTALVLSFTMIIAIFSVHIGNGLFLANNGYEFGLALLAATVSLAVSGAGKFAIDNLFANRIK; encoded by the coding sequence ATGAAAGCACTCATCGCAAAAACACTGAAATCAGCCCCTAGTCTTGCCCCACTGGCACTGCGTATTCCTATCGGGATTATCTTAATCGCCCATGGTTCACAAAAACTGTTTGGCTGGTTCGGTGGGTACGGCTTAGAAGGCACTGGACAATGGATGGCATCCATTGGTCTGACGCCAGGTTACTTAATGGCACTGATGGCAGGTTCAAGTGAATTCTTCGGCGGCCTATTCCTGTTACTCGGCCTGCTGACTCGCCCAACCGCCCTCGTATTGTCATTCACTATGATAATAGCGATTTTCTCAGTACACATAGGCAACGGTCTGTTCCTTGCCAACAACGGTTACGAATTTGGTCTCGCCCTACTAGCAGCCACAGTGTCATTGGCGGTTTCAGGTGCCGGTAAGTTCGCTATCGATAACCTATTCGCTAACCGCATCAAATAA
- a CDS encoding AAA family ATPase has translation MIVLIGGEKGGSGKSCLAQNIAVFLTTECNASVIMVDCDPQRTTSDWIQARNNNPKLASINCVQLYGKIRNDLLSLEQHYDVVIVDCGGQDNLALRATMSVAAYILMPLRPKRRDLKTVCHMDDIVATCKMINPKLRASFVITQCPSLPNQANRILEAKEVCKTYDINVLDAITYCRNVYDDSEESGLSVIEIDPSGKAADEIRTIACELFQVDCAANLEDRLHPALLAQRAGKGQMHNGLTNNGLLHQTQPTHLNTQKRGQNGTQRPQEKRYAI, from the coding sequence ATGATAGTGTTAATCGGCGGAGAAAAAGGCGGCAGCGGTAAAAGTTGCTTAGCCCAAAACATAGCAGTTTTTCTAACCACAGAATGCAATGCCTCGGTCATCATGGTGGACTGCGATCCCCAACGCACCACATCAGATTGGATCCAGGCGAGAAACAACAATCCCAAACTGGCCAGCATTAATTGTGTGCAGCTTTACGGCAAGATCCGTAATGACTTGCTCAGTCTTGAACAACATTATGATGTGGTCATAGTCGACTGTGGTGGTCAAGACAACCTAGCGCTGCGAGCAACCATGTCAGTCGCCGCTTACATTTTAATGCCCTTAAGACCTAAGCGCCGCGATTTGAAAACCGTTTGCCACATGGATGATATCGTCGCGACCTGTAAAATGATAAACCCTAAGTTACGGGCTTCATTTGTGATCACCCAATGTCCAAGTTTACCTAATCAAGCTAACCGAATTTTAGAAGCCAAAGAAGTCTGTAAAACCTATGATATCAACGTCCTTGATGCGATAACGTACTGCAGGAATGTGTATGATGACAGCGAAGAGTCAGGTCTGTCAGTGATTGAAATCGACCCTAGCGGAAAGGCCGCCGACGAAATCCGCACTATCGCCTGTGAACTGTTCCAAGTCGATTGCGCCGCCAATTTAGAAGACCGCCTACATCCTGCACTGCTCGCTCAGAGAGCTGGTAAGGGTCAGATGCACAATGGTTTGACAAATAATGGTTTGCTCCATCAAACTCAACCCACTCACCTTAACACTCAAAAAAGGGGGCAAAATGGGACTCAGCGACCTCAAGAAAAACGCTATGCCATCTAG
- a CDS encoding GNAT family N-acetyltransferase, with translation MKIRLFTPSDVSQLAAIFEASVMQGSGEFYSFAERSAWAYIEGEIRSENYWLERLKGTTIWVAEADNMLVGFINLKIGADSEVEAAAEVECLFVHPEYARSGVATSLYFALFEEVKILALKRLTVEASYLARPFFEKQGFRSIRRNEHKRFLNAADKAQGQAQVLVNFSMTLAL, from the coding sequence ATGAAGATCCGACTATTTACGCCATCGGATGTCTCGCAGCTGGCGGCGATCTTTGAGGCGAGTGTAATGCAAGGCTCTGGCGAGTTTTACTCGTTTGCCGAACGCTCTGCATGGGCTTATATCGAAGGTGAGATCCGCAGTGAGAACTATTGGCTCGAACGCTTAAAGGGCACCACGATTTGGGTTGCTGAAGCCGATAACATGCTAGTGGGATTTATCAATCTTAAGATAGGTGCTGACAGTGAAGTTGAAGCCGCTGCTGAAGTGGAATGTCTGTTCGTGCATCCCGAATATGCCCGTTCTGGGGTGGCCACCTCTTTGTATTTTGCGTTGTTTGAAGAAGTTAAAATTTTAGCGCTGAAACGATTAACGGTTGAAGCATCCTATCTCGCGCGACCTTTTTTTGAAAAACAAGGATTTCGCAGTATTCGCCGTAATGAACATAAGCGTTTTTTGAATGCGGCGGATAAAGCACAGGGCCAAGCCCAAGTGTTGGTTAATTTCAGCATGACACTCGCGCTTTAA
- a CDS encoding GNAT family N-acetyltransferase: MDIKTIMPIKFELVETAPLFHELLNLRSTVGRPSIGVELADVQALFWVSIRLSDNAEMEHAGAGVAKSNLLATACVYGNKPGHLAIEDFIVLPEYQSYGLAKIMLERVMDFVDGHASSGTCISITAHGESERLCSEYGFQYAPCANLGPNLLKIVA, translated from the coding sequence ATGGATATCAAAACTATTATGCCTATTAAGTTTGAACTCGTTGAAACCGCACCGTTATTCCATGAACTCCTCAATTTGCGTAGCACTGTGGGCCGCCCTTCTATCGGCGTTGAGCTTGCGGATGTACAGGCACTGTTTTGGGTCTCTATCCGATTGAGTGACAATGCTGAAATGGAGCATGCTGGCGCGGGAGTCGCTAAGTCTAATCTGTTAGCAACGGCGTGTGTTTACGGCAATAAGCCTGGGCATTTGGCCATTGAAGATTTTATCGTGTTGCCTGAATACCAATCCTATGGACTGGCGAAGATCATGCTTGAGCGAGTGATGGACTTTGTCGATGGACACGCAAGTTCTGGAACTTGTATCAGCATTACCGCCCATGGCGAGTCTGAGCGTTTATGCAGTGAATATGGTTTTCAATATGCGCCATGCGCTAACTTAGGGCCAAATCTATTAAAGATTGTTGCTTAG
- a CDS encoding pirin family protein, whose product MITLRKAQDRGQADLGWLKSQHTFSFSSYYDPEHMGISSLRVINDDRVTPGAGFDTHGHKDMEIISYVISGTIAHKDSFGNIKTLPAGEFQLMSAGKGIYHSEFNASNTEPLHFLQIWIRPDTLGIDAGYQQKAFEQSSPLTAVVTPNGENGTLKVQQDATLYRLVLSEGEKVTMARTAEQASRHLYVQLIEGTLDINDTTLTAGDGAHLIQLASVDFTATSGQVTALVFDLSANA is encoded by the coding sequence ATGATCACATTAAGAAAAGCACAGGACCGCGGTCAAGCAGATTTAGGCTGGCTAAAGAGTCAACATACCTTCTCTTTCTCTAGCTACTATGACCCAGAGCACATGGGGATTTCATCCCTAAGAGTCATCAACGATGACAGAGTAACGCCCGGCGCAGGTTTTGATACCCATGGTCATAAAGACATGGAGATCATCAGTTACGTGATATCTGGCACTATCGCCCATAAAGATAGTTTCGGTAATATCAAAACCTTACCCGCAGGTGAGTTTCAATTGATGTCGGCGGGTAAAGGCATTTACCACAGCGAGTTCAATGCTTCTAATACTGAGCCGCTACACTTTTTACAGATTTGGATCCGCCCAGATACCTTAGGCATCGATGCGGGTTATCAGCAAAAGGCATTCGAGCAGAGCTCACCGCTGACGGCTGTGGTGACACCAAACGGTGAAAATGGCACGCTGAAAGTGCAACAGGATGCGACCCTATATCGTTTAGTGTTAAGCGAAGGCGAAAAAGTGACGATGGCCAGAACCGCCGAACAAGCGAGTCGTCATCTGTATGTTCAATTGATTGAAGGTACGCTGGATATCAATGACACAACACTGACGGCGGGGGACGGCGCACATCTGATCCAACTTGCGAGTGTCGACTTTACGGCAACAAGCGGCCAAGTCACCGCACTAGTATTCGACTTGTCGGCTAATGCGTAA
- a CDS encoding GNAT family N-acetyltransferase yields MPQNLSLSRLSETRQNSTIASGYYSTENTQVTAFEQFEIQPYQSCYAREVSELFHLCVHNITHARYSQAQLAVWSAAPRSAKHWDLRLNRSKAWVVLAKNVATASSICCGFINVETHFAHQGYVDSLYIHPDYQAKGLGERAYLVLEAWAKAQGYARLSVDASYLSKGLFTRMGFIQIQRSYQQKLGQVIPGFYMEKNI; encoded by the coding sequence ATGCCGCAAAATTTGAGTCTATCTCGATTAAGCGAAACGCGGCAAAATAGCACTATTGCTAGCGGTTATTACTCAACAGAGAACACTCAAGTGACGGCGTTTGAACAGTTCGAGATCCAGCCTTATCAGTCATGTTATGCCCGAGAGGTGAGTGAGTTATTTCATCTTTGCGTGCATAACATCACCCATGCTCGTTATTCACAGGCGCAACTTGCAGTTTGGTCTGCGGCGCCAAGATCGGCTAAACATTGGGATTTGCGCTTAAACCGCTCAAAGGCGTGGGTGGTATTAGCCAAAAATGTAGCGACAGCTTCTTCAATTTGCTGCGGTTTTATCAATGTCGAAACCCATTTTGCCCACCAAGGTTATGTAGATAGCTTATATATCCATCCAGATTATCAAGCTAAGGGATTGGGTGAGCGTGCTTATCTTGTTTTAGAAGCGTGGGCTAAGGCGCAAGGCTATGCGCGCTTGAGTGTGGATGCATCTTATCTGTCTAAAGGGTTATTTACCCGTATGGGATTCATTCAAATACAGCGTAGTTATCAGCAAAAACTAGGGCAAGTGATCCCTGGCTTCTATATGGAGAAGAATATTTAA